In Candidatus Omnitrophota bacterium, the genomic stretch GATGGCCTCCAATGACAGCGGGCTGCCGATCATTTGGGCCGGAGATTTTTCACTCTTTTCCGGCCCGGCTTTCGGTAATAATGAAATGATGATCAGCGTAACGGGCCCTCCGATACAGCCCAGCAAGAACCATGCTATCGCGCTCCTGTTTTTTGCGACAGCGGCGATGACCGGAGAGGCAATTATTGAGACTATCCATAAAACGGGGAATAGCCTCAAGATCATATCGAACTCGTTAAAGTAATACATCTTCGGTCCTCCTTAGCCCCTTTTCGAGCCTGCCTATGATATTGGCAAGCTCGCGTTTGTCATTTTCGCCCAGGAACCACGCGATCTGTTTAAGGATATCGAAATATTTCTCCTCGACCTTCTTTATCAGGTCCTTCCCTTTCTGCGTTATCGCGGTATATTTCACCCGGCGGTCATCCGCGCTGCCTTCCCTCTTCACGAGGCCGAGTTTCTCGAGCCTGTCGATGATACCGGTTATGTTCGAGCGGGATACGACGCGATGGCCGCCCAAGTCGCTTTGCGTGACCCTCTTCTCCGAATACTTCAGTATGACTAAAACGTCGTATTGGGTGGTCGTGACCCCATATTTGCTGAAAAACCTGTCGCCGGCTTTTACAAGCGCCTCGGAAATGCGCACCAGCTTTAATACCGCCTCGTTATTCAGCCTGTCCAGTTCGGTAGCCATGACAATCTCCTTATATTTGTTATTGTATTGATAGTTTATATAATAACAATTATGTTGTCAAGTATTTTTTTGGGAAATCTTCAACCTGAATGCCTCTATTCTATCTTGTATTCCACCGGGCGGGTAAATGCCTTCTTGAAGTCGTAGACATCCTTGAAGTCTTCTATCGAATCGGCCTCGGTCTTGGCGAGGAGCTTCGCTTCTATAAGGTTAAATACGATATTCCCGAAATCTTCCGTCCGGGTGATGCCCCAGTGCTCGAGGACGTTTTTGGCCATCGGGCCGAACTGTTCCACCGCGTAAAGCCGCATGCCATCGGAGAGCTCCCGCCCTGTCACATGGCGGGGCTTATCGAGTTTTGCCACCGTAAAATTAAGCCCTTTAAGGACGAAGAAATAGGCCTCCCCGTCGTAGCGCGGGTCCTTTTTAGCCGCTTCATCTATTATACTAACCAGGTTAAATTCGTCTTTCATCCCTTCTCCGCGGCAAGTAAGAGCGCGATTATCGTCTTCGCGTCCCTTATCCTGCCTTCTTTTATATATCTTAACGCGTCCGAAAGCTTCACCGTTCTTACCTTTATGTCCTCGTCGAAATCAGCCGCGAGCTTGGAGGGCCTGAGGCCTGTCGCCTTGTAAATTATCACAAACTCATCCGTGACGCCGGGCGAAGGGTAGAATATATTGATCTTCTCGAGCCTGCCGGCCGCGTAACCTATCTCCTCTTGTATCTCCCTCTTGGCCGCCGAGAGAGGGGCTTCGCCTTTGTGCAGTGTGCCGGCCGGTATCTCAAGGAGCCTTTCGCCGACTGCGTAACGGAATTGCTCGACCAGCACGACTTTGTCTTTAGTGAGGAACGGGATTATTCCGACAGAGCCGATATGGTGGACCACCTCCCACCTCGCCTTGCGGCCCCTAATCAACCCGTCGCTTACGACGAGGCGCACTATCCTGCCGTCGTAGACAAGCGTCTTCTTTTGGAGTTTAAATTTTGCCATCGCCCGTATTCTACACGTTTATCGGACAAAAAACAAGGCCCGGTAACAAGAAAGGGGGCACTTTACTTTTCAGTAATGCGCCCCCTATTCGTTTGGTTTCTCTGGGATTAGAGCTTTACTACTTTCGTAGCCTGCTCACCCTTGGGACCCTTTTCGACTTCGAACTCGACTTCCTGTCCCTCGGTTAAAGATTTATAACCTTCACCCTGGATCGAGCTGTGATGTACGAATACATCCTTGCCGTTCTCAGGAGTAATGAATCCGTAACCTTTCTGGTCGCTGAACCACTTTACCTTACCTTTTGCCATTATTTACTAACCTCCTTTCCTCTTGAATTATAGTAAATAACGACAGAAAAAAACCGCAAGGCTAGAATTATCACCAACCGTTGCGGTATAGGATTTCTAATCTTTTATTTACTACGGGAGTAATTATAGCACATACCCCCGGCTTGTCAAGGATTATTTACGGGCGGGACGGGCATTTATATCTTTGACATCATGACCCTGTATTTTGTATAATCATACAAGCCAGCCATTATCATGACCAGCAAGAGAGTCCAGGGAGCCTAAGACCATATTATGATAGCGGATTACGGATACGTAGGTTTATTTCTCCTCTTCGGAATCGTTTTTGTGGCAGGGGCCTTTATCGTCTCCTGGTTCCTGAGGCCGCGCGACCCCAACCCGGCCAAGAGATCCTGCTACGAGTGCGGCGAAGTAGTAAAGGGCAGCTCGTGGATACAGTTTAACGTCCGGTACTACCTCATCGCCCTTATATTCGTCGTCTTCGACGTCGAAGTCCTCTTCCTCGTGCCCTGGGCGGTCATCTTCCGCGAGCTTGGGATAGTCGCCTTCGTTGAGATGATAATCTTTATAGCCATCCTTATAGCCGGCCTCGCATACGCCTGGAAGAAAGGAGCCCTCGAATGGCAGTGATCGAGAAGATACCTGCCTCGGGGCTCATAGAAAAATTTCCGGGCGGCGGTATCGTCCTTGCTACCGGAGAGAACGTATTGAAATGGAGTAAGGCCTCATCCCTGTGGCCCTTGACCTTCGGCCTTGCCTGCTGCGCTTTTGAGATGATGGCGGCAGGCGCTTCGCGGTTCGACATTGACCGCTTTGGCGCCGGCGTCTTCCGCGCATCCCCCAGGCAGTGCGACGTGATGATAGTCGCCGGGACGATCTGCGCCAAGATGGGCGACTGCATGAAACGGATCTACGCCCAGATGCCCGAGCCCAAATACGTCATCGCAATGGGAAATTGCGCGATCTCAGGCGGGATCTTCCACCGCGACACATATTCCGTGGTCAAAGGGACCGAGGCGCTGGGAATACCTGTCGACGTTTACATCCCCGGCTGCCCTCCCCGTCCGGAGAACCTGCTCTTCGGGCTGATAAAACTCCAGGAAAAGATCAGGAAGGAAAAACGTGCCCGCTGATACCGGAAGACAAGTGGATATTTCAAAAGAGGCCCTCCTGGAAACGGCCCGCCGCCTTAAAAACGAGGGTTTCAATGACCTGCATTGCATTACCGCCGTTGACAGGAAAGACGGCATCGAGCTCGTCTATATTTTTTACGCAATGGACAAGCATGCCT encodes the following:
- a CDS encoding MarR family transcriptional regulator, whose product is MATELDRLNNEAVLKLVRISEALVKAGDRFFSKYGVTTTQYDVLVILKYSEKRVTQSDLGGHRVVSRSNITGIIDRLEKLGLVKREGSADDRRVKYTAITQKGKDLIKKVEEKYFDILKQIAWFLGENDKRELANIIGRLEKGLRRTEDVLL
- a CDS encoding NUDIX hydrolase codes for the protein MAKFKLQKKTLVYDGRIVRLVVSDGLIRGRKARWEVVHHIGSVGIIPFLTKDKVVLVEQFRYAVGERLLEIPAGTLHKGEAPLSAAKREIQEEIGYAAGRLEKINIFYPSPGVTDEFVIIYKATGLRPSKLAADFDEDIKVRTVKLSDALRYIKEGRIRDAKTIIALLLAAEKG
- a CDS encoding cold-shock protein, whose product is MAKGKVKWFSDQKGYGFITPENGKDVFVHHSSIQGEGYKSLTEGQEVEFEVEKGPKGEQATKVVKL
- the ndhC gene encoding NADH-quinone oxidoreductase subunit A, yielding MIADYGYVGLFLLFGIVFVAGAFIVSWFLRPRDPNPAKRSCYECGEVVKGSSWIQFNVRYYLIALIFVVFDVEVLFLVPWAVIFRELGIVAFVEMIIFIAILIAGLAYAWKKGALEWQ
- a CDS encoding NADH-quinone oxidoreductase subunit B, with translation MAVIEKIPASGLIEKFPGGGIVLATGENVLKWSKASSLWPLTFGLACCAFEMMAAGASRFDIDRFGAGVFRASPRQCDVMIVAGTICAKMGDCMKRIYAQMPEPKYVIAMGNCAISGGIFHRDTYSVVKGTEALGIPVDVYIPGCPPRPENLLFGLIKLQEKIRKEKRAR